One window from the genome of Mycolicibacterium gadium encodes:
- a CDS encoding CaiB/BaiF CoA transferase family protein, translated as MTGVLSGVRVVELASWTYVPSAGAALADWGADVIKVEDVKAGDPGRALVIGGFTKENARAHIDFILEIGNRGKRSIAVDIKSDTGREYFGRLLATADVFLTNWLPGALERARLTVDDIRSFNPDIIIARGTGTGVRGPDRDKGGFDAATYLSRGGVSYTMTPFGTETPAVQGPGFGDLQGGITLAGGVCAALFHRERTGEPSIVDSSLLAQAMWTIAPSISVADLFDIDGIPGAPPGLAINPLVNRYKTRDGRWIQMVFLQPDRFWAGFCERIGLPELATDERFVPSSNLIANATEACALVGDRLASEDLDHWRKVLADEPGVWAALATPKETLNDPQVRPNGYVVANVDDQGNEYQIVAAPVQFNETPPQGARAPEHGQHTEEILLELDLDWDDISAAKDSGAIL; from the coding sequence GTGACCGGAGTTCTCAGTGGTGTGCGTGTCGTCGAATTGGCTTCGTGGACATACGTTCCCTCGGCCGGCGCGGCGCTCGCCGACTGGGGCGCCGACGTCATCAAGGTCGAGGACGTCAAGGCGGGCGATCCGGGTCGGGCACTGGTCATCGGTGGATTCACGAAGGAGAACGCCAGGGCGCACATCGATTTCATCCTCGAGATCGGCAACCGGGGCAAGCGCAGCATCGCCGTCGACATCAAGTCCGACACCGGCCGCGAGTACTTCGGACGCCTACTGGCCACCGCGGACGTCTTCCTCACCAATTGGCTGCCCGGGGCGCTGGAGCGGGCCCGGCTGACCGTCGATGACATCCGCTCGTTCAATCCAGACATCATCATCGCTCGCGGCACCGGAACCGGAGTACGCGGACCCGATCGTGACAAAGGCGGTTTCGACGCGGCCACCTACCTATCCCGCGGCGGGGTGTCGTACACCATGACGCCGTTCGGCACGGAGACGCCCGCGGTGCAGGGGCCCGGGTTCGGTGATCTGCAAGGTGGGATCACGCTCGCCGGGGGTGTGTGTGCCGCGCTGTTCCATCGCGAGCGCACCGGAGAACCGAGCATTGTCGACTCGTCTCTGCTCGCGCAGGCGATGTGGACCATCGCGCCGTCGATCTCGGTCGCCGACCTCTTCGACATCGACGGCATCCCCGGCGCGCCACCCGGCCTGGCGATCAACCCGCTCGTCAACCGTTACAAGACCCGTGACGGCCGGTGGATCCAGATGGTCTTCCTACAACCGGACCGGTTCTGGGCGGGGTTCTGTGAGCGGATCGGCCTGCCGGAACTCGCCACCGACGAACGCTTCGTCCCGTCCAGCAATCTGATCGCCAACGCCACCGAGGCTTGCGCGCTCGTCGGAGACCGTCTGGCCAGCGAGGATCTGGACCACTGGCGCAAGGTGCTCGCCGACGAACCCGGTGTGTGGGCCGCGTTGGCCACGCCGAAGGAGACACTCAACGATCCGCAGGTCAGGCCGAACGGCTACGTCGTCGCCAACGTGGATGACCAAGGCAACGAGTATCAGATCGTCGCCGCGCCAGTGCAATTCAACGAAACCCCGCCGCAGGGGGCGCGGGCTCCCGAACATGGACAGCACACCGAGGAGATCCTGTTGGAGCTCGACCTCGACTGGGACGACATCTCGGCGGCCAAGGACAGCGGAGCGATTCTCTAG
- a CDS encoding acyl-CoA dehydrogenase family protein, translated as MNLELTDEQTALRDTLRRYLAEKASLATYVRPMLGDEVTGADGVWRGLAAMGVTGLLVPEERDGAGMTMVEAGVVAEELGAALYPGPWISTAVASTRALVRTGADGNAAVLLAGIADGSTVTTIGPLVGPRPAAIDGPRLHGSVTGLPDANDADVILVFADEPDGIGLYSVDTSSESITMASCVHVDPTRVLADVTFDGTCARRLASVPADVLRAVIDDVVIAYAADALGAATTVMNLAIEYAKVRKQFDQPIGSFQAVQHLCVDMYEATELARSGVIHALWAADAADPAEHHLAALRAKAFAGRLTAVGDTAIQVFGGIGFTWEHDAHLYLKRLLGWSGFLGAPDRYLEEVGKELV; from the coding sequence ATGAATCTCGAACTCACCGACGAGCAGACCGCCCTACGGGACACCCTGCGGCGCTATCTGGCCGAAAAGGCAAGCCTGGCAACATATGTCCGACCGATGCTCGGCGACGAGGTCACCGGAGCGGATGGGGTCTGGCGTGGGCTGGCGGCGATGGGCGTGACGGGCTTGCTGGTCCCCGAGGAGCGCGACGGCGCGGGCATGACGATGGTCGAGGCCGGGGTGGTCGCCGAGGAACTGGGGGCCGCGTTGTACCCGGGTCCGTGGATTTCCACCGCCGTTGCGTCGACGCGAGCCCTGGTGCGGACCGGTGCCGACGGGAATGCGGCCGTATTGCTCGCCGGCATCGCGGACGGTTCCACCGTCACGACCATCGGGCCGCTGGTCGGTCCCCGCCCGGCAGCGATAGACGGCCCCAGACTGCACGGCAGCGTCACCGGCCTGCCGGACGCCAACGATGCCGACGTCATCCTGGTGTTCGCCGACGAACCCGACGGCATCGGGTTGTACTCGGTCGACACCTCGTCCGAGAGCATAACGATGGCGTCGTGCGTGCACGTCGACCCGACCCGCGTGCTGGCGGACGTCACGTTCGACGGCACGTGCGCCCGGCGGCTCGCGTCCGTGCCCGCGGACGTGCTGCGGGCGGTCATCGACGACGTCGTGATCGCATACGCCGCCGACGCGCTCGGTGCGGCGACCACCGTGATGAACCTCGCCATCGAATACGCCAAGGTGCGAAAGCAATTCGATCAGCCGATCGGAAGCTTTCAAGCCGTCCAGCATCTGTGCGTCGACATGTACGAGGCGACCGAACTCGCGCGTAGCGGAGTCATCCACGCGTTGTGGGCCGCCGATGCGGCCGATCCCGCGGAGCACCATCTGGCCGCCCTGCGCGCCAAGGCGTTCGCCGGCCGGCTGACCGCGGTCGGCGATACGGCGATTCAGGTGTTCGGCGGTATCGGCTTCACGTGGGAGCACGACGCGCACCTTTATCTGAAGCGACTGTTGGGGTGGAGCGGATTCCTCGGTGCACCGGACCGGTATCTCGAGGAAGTTGGAAAGGAGTTGGTGTGA
- a CDS encoding acyl-CoA dehydrogenase family protein, which produces MDFSYPAEVEPFRKELRTWLSANLTDEVKSADRHRGRDPQAFETLRRWDATLADAGWGAVSWPQEYGGRGATVLEQLVYAEETTRARAPMPLNVIGMNNIAPAIMQYGSEDQMRRFLPRMMRADDIWCQGMSEPEAGSDLASLRTRATRDGDDFVVNGQKIWTSLGHRADWCQLYVRTDPDASKHKGISCLIVDMKSPGIEVRPLVTINGAADFAEVFFTDVRVPANALLGPLNAGWQVATTTLSHERAGAARLYAQMEMQLADLVADLAEHVVDGKPALDNSATLCRLGDVAVRIKYLELLCKRSISAMLHGGDALGSASLAKSVWAELGQDLAELAFDVFGPLGSGGRWMDRRLSSRSLTIAGGTTQINKGITATRVLGLPRR; this is translated from the coding sequence GTGGACTTCTCATATCCAGCGGAGGTAGAGCCCTTCCGCAAGGAGTTGCGGACATGGTTATCCGCCAACCTGACCGACGAGGTGAAGAGCGCCGACCGGCATCGCGGGCGCGATCCGCAGGCCTTCGAGACGCTTCGGAGGTGGGATGCGACCCTCGCCGATGCGGGCTGGGGCGCGGTCTCCTGGCCGCAGGAGTACGGCGGCCGTGGAGCGACGGTGCTCGAGCAACTGGTCTATGCCGAGGAAACCACGCGAGCGCGAGCACCCATGCCGCTCAACGTGATCGGCATGAACAACATCGCGCCCGCGATCATGCAATACGGCAGCGAAGACCAGATGCGCCGGTTCCTCCCCAGAATGATGCGCGCCGACGACATCTGGTGTCAGGGCATGTCCGAGCCCGAAGCGGGATCCGATTTGGCGTCGCTGCGCACCCGCGCCACGCGTGACGGTGACGATTTCGTCGTCAACGGCCAGAAGATCTGGACCTCGCTGGGCCACCGGGCCGACTGGTGTCAGCTGTACGTGCGCACCGATCCGGACGCTTCGAAGCACAAGGGCATCTCCTGCCTCATTGTCGACATGAAATCGCCCGGTATCGAGGTCCGGCCCCTGGTGACCATCAACGGTGCCGCCGATTTCGCCGAGGTGTTCTTCACCGACGTCCGCGTGCCCGCCAACGCCCTGCTCGGCCCGCTCAACGCGGGATGGCAGGTCGCCACGACGACCCTGAGCCACGAGCGGGCAGGTGCGGCGAGGCTGTACGCACAGATGGAGATGCAACTTGCCGACCTCGTCGCCGACCTCGCCGAACACGTCGTCGACGGCAAGCCGGCGCTCGACAACAGCGCGACGCTATGCCGGCTCGGCGACGTCGCGGTCCGCATCAAGTACCTCGAGTTGTTGTGCAAGCGCTCGATATCGGCGATGTTGCACGGCGGCGATGCACTCGGCTCGGCCAGCCTGGCAAAGAGTGTGTGGGCCGAACTGGGGCAGGACCTCGCCGAGCTGGCGTTCGACGTGTTCGGGCCGCTCGGCAGCGGCGGCCGATGGATGGACCGTCGACTCTCGTCGCGCTCGTTGACCATCGCAGGTGGGACGACCCAGATCAACAAGGGCATCACCGCGACCCGCGTGTTGGGGCTGCCAAGGCGATGA
- a CDS encoding DUF4286 family protein has product MPRGIMYVETMPASPDREAEYHKWYNDTHLAQILSVDGIVSARRFAPNDGDGPFIAIYELDCDDLDAAVQRLGELGATGTMTGLDNLAMDPKPIPKVYREIGSLGP; this is encoded by the coding sequence GTGCCCAGAGGGATCATGTACGTCGAGACGATGCCGGCGTCGCCGGATCGTGAAGCCGAGTACCACAAGTGGTACAACGACACACATCTGGCGCAGATCCTCTCGGTGGACGGCATCGTGTCGGCGCGCAGGTTCGCGCCCAACGACGGCGACGGCCCCTTCATCGCGATCTACGAGCTCGACTGCGACGACCTCGACGCCGCCGTGCAGCGTCTCGGAGAACTCGGCGCCACCGGGACCATGACGGGATTGGACAACCTCGCCATGGATCCGAAGCCGATTCCCAAGGTGTACCGCGAGATCGGGTCGCTGGGCCCGTGA
- a CDS encoding thiamine pyrophosphate-dependent dehydrogenase E1 component subunit alpha encodes MVLMKAADDRLSKGIGTGEFMCVYWPSRGQEAIAAAMGVALREDDQLVTTYRGLHDLIGKGVPLEEIYGEMMGRTVGAGRGKGGTMHIAKPDKGVMLSTGIVGAGPPVAVGLAMAAKRKGIDRVTAVSFGDGATNTGSFHEAANMAALWDLPVVFVCQNNLYAEMTPTHDTMKLGRVADRAAGYGMPGIQVDGNDPLAVLDVLAEAIGKARNGDGPTFVECVTFRFRGHYFGDRMPYIPKDQLSAAMEADPVPRFRKHLVDNGICSDDELSGIDEGALIKVEQALETVIAAEAPSIDELDRDVYASPIRYPV; translated from the coding sequence ATGGTGCTGATGAAGGCCGCCGACGACAGGCTTTCCAAGGGCATCGGCACCGGGGAGTTCATGTGCGTGTACTGGCCGTCGCGCGGCCAGGAGGCCATCGCGGCCGCCATGGGTGTCGCGCTGCGTGAGGACGATCAGCTGGTGACGACCTACCGCGGGCTGCACGACCTGATCGGCAAAGGCGTTCCGCTGGAAGAAATCTACGGCGAGATGATGGGGCGAACCGTCGGGGCGGGCCGCGGTAAGGGCGGCACGATGCACATCGCGAAACCCGACAAGGGCGTGATGCTGTCCACGGGCATTGTCGGGGCCGGTCCACCGGTTGCGGTCGGGCTGGCGATGGCGGCGAAACGCAAAGGCATCGACCGCGTCACGGCCGTGAGCTTCGGAGACGGGGCGACGAACACCGGATCGTTCCACGAGGCCGCGAACATGGCGGCCCTGTGGGACCTGCCGGTGGTGTTCGTGTGCCAGAACAACCTTTACGCGGAGATGACGCCCACGCACGACACGATGAAGCTCGGCCGTGTCGCCGACCGTGCCGCGGGATACGGGATGCCCGGTATTCAGGTGGACGGCAATGACCCGCTCGCCGTGCTGGATGTGCTCGCCGAAGCGATCGGCAAGGCACGCAACGGCGATGGTCCCACCTTCGTCGAGTGTGTGACATTCCGCTTCCGCGGCCACTACTTCGGCGACCGGATGCCTTACATCCCCAAGGATCAGTTGTCCGCGGCGATGGAGGCCGATCCGGTGCCGCGGTTCCGGAAACACTTGGTAGACAACGGCATCTGCTCCGACGACGAGCTCAGCGGTATCGACGAGGGCGCCCTCATCAAGGTCGAGCAGGCGCTCGAGACGGTGATCGCTGCCGAGGCGCCGTCGATCGACGAACTCGACCGCGACGTGTACGCGTCCCCGATCCGCTATCCCGTCTGA
- a CDS encoding alpha-ketoacid dehydrogenase subunit beta, which translates to MDEKEMTMREALNLALDQAMAADDRVFLLGEDIADPGASGPTAGLSTKYGHDRVLDTPISEAAIVGAAIGAAIDGLLPVAEIMIMDFIGIAADQLINNAAKLRFMTAGRTTAPITVRTQVYGGLATGATHSQTLEAWFMHIPGMKVIVPSTPRDGKGLLTSAIFDPDPCLFVETIRLQSQKGSVPTDPGFAIPLGQADVKRPGSDVTLISYGRSVLECLTAAQQLQGQGVNAEVVDLRTLVPLDVETIVDSVRRTRRAVVVHDAVQFAGPGAEIVATLQAECFGELTAPIERVGARFVPTPAAAALEAQIFPSAARIVDAAQQTLATAGAHG; encoded by the coding sequence ATGGACGAGAAGGAAATGACGATGCGCGAGGCGCTCAACCTCGCGCTGGACCAGGCGATGGCGGCCGACGACCGGGTGTTCCTGCTCGGCGAGGACATCGCCGATCCGGGGGCTTCGGGCCCGACGGCCGGACTCTCGACGAAGTACGGACACGACCGCGTCCTCGACACCCCGATATCGGAGGCGGCCATCGTCGGCGCGGCGATCGGCGCCGCGATCGACGGACTGCTGCCGGTCGCCGAGATCATGATCATGGACTTCATCGGCATCGCCGCGGACCAGCTGATCAACAACGCCGCCAAACTGCGGTTCATGACGGCGGGGCGAACGACGGCGCCGATCACCGTGCGCACCCAGGTGTACGGCGGGCTGGCCACCGGCGCAACGCATTCGCAGACCCTGGAAGCCTGGTTCATGCACATACCCGGCATGAAGGTCATCGTCCCGTCGACCCCGCGCGACGGTAAGGGTCTGCTGACATCTGCAATCTTCGATCCAGATCCGTGCCTGTTCGTCGAAACGATCCGCCTGCAGAGTCAGAAGGGCTCCGTACCAACAGATCCTGGCTTCGCCATTCCGCTCGGCCAGGCCGATGTCAAGCGGCCCGGATCCGACGTCACGCTCATCAGCTACGGCCGCAGCGTGCTCGAATGTCTGACCGCCGCCCAACAGTTGCAGGGCCAGGGCGTGAACGCCGAGGTCGTCGACCTGCGGACCTTGGTGCCACTGGATGTCGAGACCATCGTCGATTCGGTGCGGCGCACCCGCCGCGCGGTGGTCGTGCACGACGCCGTTCAGTTCGCGGGACCGGGTGCGGAGATCGTCGCCACCCTGCAAGCCGAATGCTTCGGCGAACTCACCGCCCCGATCGAGCGTGTCGGCGCACGGTTCGTTCCCACGCCGGCGGCGGCGGCGCTGGAGGCGCAGATCTTTCCGTCGGCAGCACGGATCGTCGACGCCGCGCAGCAAACACTGGCCACCGCGGGCGCGCATGGCTGA
- a CDS encoding lipoyl domain-containing protein, with product MAEFVIRIPRTSVAVSEAELTELLVDDGEHVQEGAPLFTVATEKVEQEIEAGASGTVNWTGEIGTIYDIGAEIGVITSS from the coding sequence ATGGCTGAGTTCGTCATTCGCATCCCCCGCACGTCGGTTGCGGTGTCCGAAGCGGAGCTGACCGAGCTGCTGGTCGACGACGGCGAGCACGTGCAGGAAGGTGCCCCACTCTTCACGGTGGCCACCGAGAAGGTGGAACAGGAGATCGAAGCGGGCGCATCGGGCACGGTCAACTGGACCGGCGAGATAGGGACCATCTACGACATCGGCGCTGAAATCGGCGTCATCACGTCATCGTGA
- a CDS encoding enoyl-CoA hydratase/isomerase family protein yields the protein MDVNETRERIIFEKKGPIASITLNWPEKANAQDQKQVEEIDDALRDADRDYDIKVLILKANGKGFCSGHAIGNNAVDYPEFVEGFKATGMPWKPQTDLFVKPILNLWEFSKPTISAIHGYCVGGGTHYGLTTDIAIASEDAYFSYPPLQGFGMPSGECSIEPWVFMNWRRASYYLYTAETVDANKALEYGLINEVVKREDLDARVEAIARHIAQAPLTTLLATKANIKRAWEMMGMRVHWQSSNDLVALASVSRDVQELIQRVFADKILPSEMAERQAAASKNGDAAT from the coding sequence ATGGACGTCAACGAGACTCGCGAACGGATCATCTTCGAAAAGAAGGGTCCCATCGCGTCCATCACCTTGAACTGGCCCGAGAAGGCCAATGCGCAGGACCAGAAGCAGGTCGAGGAGATCGACGATGCGCTTCGGGACGCCGACCGCGATTACGACATCAAGGTTCTGATCCTGAAGGCCAACGGCAAGGGTTTCTGCTCGGGGCACGCCATCGGCAACAACGCCGTCGACTACCCGGAGTTCGTCGAGGGCTTCAAGGCCACCGGTATGCCGTGGAAACCCCAGACCGACTTGTTCGTCAAGCCGATCCTGAATCTGTGGGAGTTCTCCAAGCCCACCATCTCTGCGATCCACGGGTACTGCGTCGGTGGCGGCACCCACTACGGGCTGACCACCGATATCGCCATCGCTTCCGAGGACGCCTACTTCTCGTATCCACCGCTGCAGGGGTTCGGGATGCCGTCGGGTGAATGCTCGATCGAGCCATGGGTTTTCATGAACTGGCGGCGTGCCTCCTACTACCTCTACACCGCCGAAACGGTCGACGCGAACAAGGCACTCGAGTACGGCCTCATCAACGAGGTCGTCAAGCGGGAAGATCTGGACGCGCGCGTGGAGGCCATCGCCCGTCACATCGCCCAGGCACCGCTCACCACGTTGCTGGCCACCAAGGCCAACATCAAGCGGGCGTGGGAGATGATGGGCATGCGGGTGCACTGGCAGAGTTCCAACGACCTCGTCGCGCTCGCGTCGGTCAGTAGGGACGTCCAGGAACTCATCCAGCGGGTTTTCGCGGACAAGATTCTGCCTTCGGAGATGGCCGAGCGTCAGGCGGCCGCATCCAAGAACGGCGACGCCGCCACCTAA
- a CDS encoding acyl-CoA synthetase, which translates to MNISDHATEAADSPAVIVADGETITYGDLYSGSRRVAALLHEAGLRPGDGVALVLPNRPEFFEIAWGCQLSGLYYSAVNTHFTSDEVAYVIDDSEAKAVFIDESMPELAAHILETNPGVVAHISVGAALPGWTAYGAALASAGDAPPISDGTEMLYSSGTTGRPKAVRRPLPTDGQGSWAQKVLEYSLGQRYDMTSSSVYLSPAPLYHAAGINYTMAVHRVGAASILMRKFDAEAVLRHIETYRVTHAQFVPTMFVRMLKLPEEVRAAYDMSSLRCVIHAAAPCPVDVKYKMMEWFGPIIHEYYGGTEGFAGTGIGPEDWLAHPGSVGKPITPVHVLDADGIEVPVGTAGELYFEGGPAFEYFKDPAKTASVSNDRGWRSLGDMGFVDEDGYLYLTDRSTFMIVSGGVNIYPQEVENLLVMHPKLVDAAVFGVPNDEFGEEVKAVVQPIGGVDAGPALEAELIDYCRSNLATYKCPRTIEFDPELPRDPNGKLYKRRIRDRYWQGRTSRIV; encoded by the coding sequence TTGAACATCTCTGACCATGCGACGGAGGCCGCGGACTCACCGGCCGTGATCGTCGCAGATGGTGAAACCATCACCTACGGCGACCTCTACTCGGGTAGCCGGCGGGTGGCCGCCCTGCTGCACGAGGCCGGGTTGCGGCCGGGCGACGGCGTCGCCCTGGTACTGCCGAACCGTCCGGAGTTCTTCGAGATCGCCTGGGGCTGCCAGCTTTCCGGGCTCTACTACAGCGCGGTCAACACGCACTTCACCTCGGACGAGGTCGCCTACGTGATCGACGACTCCGAGGCCAAGGCGGTATTCATCGACGAGTCGATGCCTGAGCTGGCGGCCCACATTCTGGAGACAAACCCGGGCGTCGTGGCGCACATCAGCGTGGGTGCCGCGCTGCCGGGCTGGACGGCCTACGGCGCGGCGCTGGCATCGGCAGGCGACGCGCCGCCGATCAGCGACGGTACCGAGATGCTCTACTCCTCGGGAACCACGGGGCGGCCCAAGGCCGTTCGCCGCCCTCTGCCGACCGACGGCCAGGGGTCGTGGGCGCAGAAGGTCCTCGAGTACTCGCTCGGCCAGCGCTACGACATGACCTCGTCCAGCGTCTACCTCTCACCGGCACCGCTGTATCACGCGGCGGGCATCAACTACACGATGGCGGTGCACCGGGTGGGCGCCGCCTCGATCCTGATGCGAAAGTTCGACGCCGAGGCCGTACTGCGGCACATCGAGACGTACCGCGTCACGCATGCGCAGTTCGTGCCGACGATGTTCGTGCGGATGCTCAAGCTGCCCGAAGAGGTCCGTGCCGCCTACGACATGTCGAGCCTGCGTTGCGTCATCCATGCCGCCGCGCCGTGCCCGGTGGACGTCAAGTACAAGATGATGGAGTGGTTCGGGCCGATCATCCACGAGTACTACGGGGGCACAGAAGGATTCGCGGGCACCGGGATCGGTCCCGAGGACTGGCTAGCGCACCCGGGTTCGGTGGGCAAGCCCATCACCCCCGTGCATGTGCTGGATGCCGACGGGATCGAAGTTCCCGTCGGCACCGCCGGGGAACTCTACTTCGAGGGGGGACCGGCGTTCGAATACTTCAAGGACCCGGCCAAGACCGCCTCGGTGTCCAACGACCGCGGCTGGCGATCACTTGGCGATATGGGGTTCGTCGACGAGGACGGCTACCTCTATCTCACCGACCGGTCGACGTTCATGATCGTGTCCGGTGGGGTGAACATCTACCCGCAGGAGGTGGAGAACCTCCTCGTGATGCACCCCAAGCTCGTCGACGCCGCGGTGTTCGGCGTCCCGAACGACGAGTTCGGCGAGGAGGTGAAGGCGGTTGTGCAACCGATCGGTGGCGTCGACGCGGGACCCGCACTCGAAGCGGAATTGATCGATTACTGCCGTAGCAACCTGGCGACCTACAAGTGCCCTCGCACCATCGAATTCGACCCGGAACTGCCGCGCGATCCCAACGGAAAGCTCTACAAGCGGCGTATCCGCGACCGCTACTGGCAGGGCCGCACGTCACGTATCGTGTGA
- a CDS encoding Zn-dependent alcohol dehydrogenase translates to MRTRAAILHDMGQQWSVEEFELDPPKAGEVLLEMAAAGLCHSDEHIRNGDMSASNEVMQSYGLPSMFPLIGGHEGAGVVLEVGEGVTEFKPGDHVVTSFVAVCGRCRWCNSGMEYICDMGAQVMIPGMPTDGTFRHHTSDGRNLGHLSKVGAFSKHTVVSPDSIVKIDPHLPLLPMALLSCGVPTGYGSAENRAKVRTGDTVVVIGVGGIGTGAIQGARINGAAQIIAVDPVEFKQKSALGFGATHSVASTEEAADLVRDLTAGVMADSVIVSPSLITEDDVQPALSLTRKGGTCVLTGMTRQLTSSIGINLQEFILWNKNLVGTVYGSCNPRVDVPRFIKLYESGQLQLDEMITRRYRLDEINDGYRDQLNGEIVRGIIDFSLD, encoded by the coding sequence ATGAGGACTCGCGCAGCGATCCTGCACGACATGGGCCAGCAGTGGTCGGTCGAGGAGTTCGAGCTCGACCCGCCGAAGGCCGGTGAGGTGCTCCTCGAAATGGCGGCAGCCGGGCTGTGCCACTCCGACGAGCACATCCGCAACGGCGACATGTCCGCGTCCAACGAGGTGATGCAGTCCTACGGGCTGCCGTCGATGTTCCCGTTGATCGGCGGCCACGAGGGCGCAGGCGTGGTCCTCGAAGTCGGCGAAGGCGTCACCGAGTTCAAGCCGGGCGACCACGTCGTGACGTCCTTCGTCGCAGTGTGCGGCCGCTGCCGGTGGTGCAACTCCGGGATGGAGTACATCTGCGATATGGGCGCCCAGGTGATGATTCCCGGCATGCCCACCGACGGCACGTTCCGCCATCACACCTCCGACGGCCGCAATCTGGGCCATCTCTCCAAGGTCGGTGCGTTCTCGAAACACACTGTGGTGTCACCGGATTCGATCGTCAAGATCGACCCGCACCTGCCGCTGCTACCGATGGCGCTGCTGTCCTGCGGAGTGCCCACCGGTTACGGCTCCGCGGAGAACCGCGCGAAGGTGCGCACCGGCGACACCGTCGTCGTGATCGGGGTCGGCGGTATCGGCACCGGAGCCATCCAGGGCGCGCGCATCAACGGCGCCGCCCAGATCATCGCCGTCGATCCGGTCGAGTTCAAACAGAAATCAGCACTAGGGTTCGGCGCGACACACAGCGTGGCGTCCACCGAGGAAGCCGCCGATCTGGTTCGCGATCTGACCGCCGGCGTGATGGCCGACAGCGTCATCGTCTCCCCATCGCTGATCACCGAGGACGATGTACAGCCCGCGCTGAGCCTGACGCGCAAGGGTGGAACCTGCGTGCTGACCGGAATGACCAGGCAGCTCACGAGTTCCATCGGAATCAACCTGCAGGAGTTCATCCTGTGGAACAAGAACCTCGTCGGCACCGTGTACGGATCATGCAATCCCCGGGTGGACGTGCCCCGCTTCATCAAGCTCTACGAATCGGGGCAGCTGCAACTCGACGAGATGATCACCCGGCGCTACCGGCTCGACGAGATCAACGACGGCTACCGCGACCAGCTCAACGGCGAGATCGTGCGCGGCATCATCGATTTCAGCCTGGATTGA